The Bradyrhizobium sp. B097 genome contains the following window.
CGAGGAGGCTAGCCCTTCGCGCTGTGCATCTGCGCGGAGAGGCGGTTCATCGCGGTGGCGATGTCGCGCCATTGCGCAAGCCAGCTGCGCGGAAAGCGGAAGGTCAGGTCGGCGCCCTCGATACGCTGCTCACTCAGGCACGTGCCGGGCGTCGACGTATCGCGCGTGCAGCGTGCGATCAGCTGCGGCTCGGTCGCGGTGAACAGGTCCTCGCCGCCATAGGGCGTGCCGTCGCGGAACGCGCGTGCAGTCAGGCCGTCATCGGTGTTCGCACGCTCGTCGAGATAGCGCGGATAGATCGTGCGCAGCCGCATGTCCGGCGCGAGTGAATCGTGGTGCGCCGCGATCGACACGAAGATCCTGTCGATCGGCTGCACCTTGTCCTCGACCGTATCGGCACTGTAGTGCTTCGGCGCGGCAGGCGCCTCCAGCGACGGATAGAGGAAGCTCAGATCGACGCGCTCCTGCGGCCCGGAATGACGCTGGATCTTCATGCGCACGGCCATGGTCGGCACGTTGAACAGCGTGCCGCCGACGCTCACCGGAAGCCGCGACGGATCGCTCGGCGGGACGGTCGTATAGGTCGGCCACAACAGATAGGCGACGAGGGCAATCGCACCGGCCGCGATGACCGCCGAGGCGATGAGCGGAACGAGATGCGCGCGCGGATTGCGGCGGGTGTCGCGGGCGAGATGCTGGGCAGTCGAGAGAAGCGTCATGAGCGAGGCAAAGATCAGGTCGGGAGTCGCCGAATCACCTGTCGAATATGCCACGAGGCGAAGAATTTCCGTACGATTCCAATGGAATCCCTGATCGAATGGCCATGCGCAAACGCCGCGGCGGGCGCCCCGGTTAACCTTTCCTTAAGGATGATGTGGCGGCCGGCCGTCAATTCTGCGAAGCAGGGTGGAGTGGCCTGTTGCGTAGCGGAAGTTTCGATGTCGCCCGATACCTTGAATTCCCTGTTCTCGCTCTTCATTGGCTTCGCGCTCGCCGGCGCATTGGCCAGCGGTTATCAGGCGATGGCGGAGCGTCCGGCCGGCTTCGGCCTGCTGCAGGAGGGCGTCGCGCCGAGGACCTTCGCCGCGGTCCCGTTTCTCGTCTTCGCCGCACCGTTCATCATCATGCGCAACACGCTGCGCGGCGCGCGCATCGAGCGCCGCCGTTTCGAGTTCGTGATGATGGCAACCGTCATCTCCGGCTTCTGGAGCCTGATGTCGGGCACCTTCTTCGTGATGACGCTGCGCGCTGCCGGCGTGATCGGGTGATCCGCGCCGGATCCTGATCCGGGTCCGGACCATGAGCGTGCTTGCTTGAAACCACGTCGTCCGCTGTGCCAAGGTCACCTTCATCCAAGGAGACCTCTATGGCGATCTACGAACTCGACGGGCAGGGGCCCGATCTTCCCGCCGACGGCAGCTACTTCATCGCCGACAATGCCGTTGTGATCGGCAAGGTGCGCCTCAAATCCGCGGCGAGCGTCTGGTTCGGCGCGGTGCTGCGCGGCGACAATGAGTGGATCGAGATCGGCGAAGGCTCCAACGTTCAGGACAATTCGACCCTGCATGTCGATCCCGGCTTTCCCCTGACCATCGGCAACAACGTCACCATCGGCCACAATGCGATCGTGCACGGCTGCACGCTGGAAGACGGCGTGCTGATCGGGATGGGATCGATCGTGATGAACGGCGCGCGCATCAGGCGCGGCAGTGTCGTCGGCGCCGGCTCCGTCATTACCGAGGGCAAGGAGTTTCCGGAAAATTCCCTGATCATCGGTGCGCCCGCGCGCGTGGTGCGCACGCTGGACGCCGCGCAGGCGGAGGCGTTGTCGCGGCCGGCGAAGTCCTACGCGATCCGGGGCCCGCAGTACAAAGCCGGACTGAAGAAGATCGGCTGAAGGCTCAGCGCTTCCGGCCCTGCTTGCGTGCGCCCTTCGCTATCGCCGGGCCTGGCCTTGCCGCCTCCCGCGGTCTCGCTGCTTCCTGAAGTCTAGCGCTCTTGCGCAGCGCATCCTTCAGGTCGATCGGAATACCGTGCTTCTTGAGGAGGTCGGCGAAGGCCTCGTCCGCCAGCTCCTGCAGCGTCGCCATCCGGTCGCGCCCAAGCTGCTT
Protein-coding sequences here:
- a CDS encoding gamma carbonic anhydrase family protein, coding for MAIYELDGQGPDLPADGSYFIADNAVVIGKVRLKSAASVWFGAVLRGDNEWIEIGEGSNVQDNSTLHVDPGFPLTIGNNVTIGHNAIVHGCTLEDGVLIGMGSIVMNGARIRRGSVVGAGSVITEGKEFPENSLIIGAPARVVRTLDAAQAEALSRPAKSYAIRGPQYKAGLKKIG